The Mercurialis annua linkage group LG7, ddMerAnnu1.2, whole genome shotgun sequence genome includes the window AAGAATATGTTTTGGGAATTTTAATGAACCGATTATAATATATGTGAGATATCAATAACCAAACTTGGAGAGCGCACCTGCCaatttatatacttatataattgagaggaccaacaaaggcctctcattgattctcaatAAATAGATttttctcattaattctcaccaaatataaatattcttaTCAGTTCCCACTTTTTTAAATcacttatttaaataatatttagtttaatgagtattttaatctatattaaTTTCTAATCTATACAcattatagtattttaatttatattaatttctaatCTCTATATTTTAgtgtttaatatatattaacttctaatatctataattcatttatttattgaatattaatgcttaaaaaaaacaaatctaaattttgataaattcatatattataaaaaggatcgggattccctcaagttcatttgaacttgggGGGTCAtattcacgatctacaccgttcattgcaaaatgaacggtgtacaATTTGAAAATGGACTTGAGAGAATCCTAATTCTATAAAATATgtgtattaatttttataattttaacattatactttattttatttttacataatataaaaattattattaaacgAATATCAACATTAGAGATCATCagtattttcaaataatatattattaacattataatatatttttattttattagtctttatattatgaattttgttcatattttttttatatatacttttaataaatttactatttaaataaattattaatttgactCCGCGTAAATACGCTGGACTCACATCTAGTTTATGATAATTGGAAGCTGGATTTCTATGTTGGACCTAGAGTTAATAAATTTGGGGGCTTTTTATACAATTAACCTACTTTGCCTAAATcattacttttatacgggtcATACTTTCAATTCATAAACTACCATGCGCAGAGACATTTCTTACTTTTATACGAATTGTATATACTCAACCCTAATAGTacaaaaatcataatttcatttattttctctctttttatcattcaattctctcttcctccCAACTCAATTTTCTCTCTTTGTACTCATGTTTCTGCTCCGCCATCTTTCGATTCGCCGTCCTCTGTTCTtccgctcctccgtcatcgttctcatcatcgtctccGTCGTCATCTTCGCCAACGTCATCATCTTCTCTGCTCATCGTcatcatctatttgatttcagatctacaatttattcattgttcttttttttcttattcttctttttcttttttattttcagatctaattttttttactgttttttcactattaaacatgtgtaaagattatatttcaagaatataatgctaatttcatgtcatgtaatataaatttatggttatatggaatatttttttattatttctgcatttttttatgtttgattgtatttctgtattttttattctgcagctcgatttgttgatgatagctgattgctgaattataataatgttacagtgttgttgattttatgttgattttgttttgataatCTGTTGGTAtttccttgattttaacatttgaaaattttattttaaaaaaacattgacaaattagataactttgtccgtaaaataaactaaacaataaaatttaactgaggctagataatgatatgttagcattatcatgttggcatgttgttgattttttgttgatattttattaattggcacagtttttttaaataatatgttttattttattattgttgattcgttgttgatttattgttgactttatgttgataagtatttcaactCCTTTTGATTTCCAATTTTATGTCGACATGTTGTtaatatactgttgataacatgttgaattttcaatcattgaaagaaaaataaaattaatcttaaattgctgtattgaTGAGCTATTGACATgcttttgataatatgttgattgtttttgagtTAATTCAATCAATATTCCCATTTTACAatatcttgactaaattagcattaattgttgatatcatgttaacattatgttgataacttgttaatatgataataataattccattaaaaaaataaaattattaaaaattgaaaataaatgaaccagataaaaaaattgtcaGAGTAAGTactcaaaacaatatgaaaaaacaacaacaataattcaaataaaaaattacaatcatccttaaatataaaaataaaaaaatattatacatacaACCAACACAATatttcgtaaattaaaaaaatatatttcaaaatattttactttCTCAATTCTATTCACAGCTGCATAGCTTCTCAACATCACTTGTGTAATTGTTTCCCGCATGGTTGTCAAATTCGAACCGGACCGGTCGTTTCGACCGGAAAACCCGCGAACCGGTCAGATCACCGGTTCGGGCAATACCAATTACCCTCAAATTAAGAGAACCGGTGTTTTTATGTTAAACCGGCCGATTAACCGTCATTTTGGAACGGTTAAACCGGAAAATCCGGTACTGGTTCGGCCGGTTAATTCAAAAGCATGACAATgtccttataaaaaaaataaaggaacAAATTTAGCCTACTGGAATTCGAACCCAGCTCAATTACTCCTACTTGCCACCTAAGGAACCATTAGAATACTTCATATTTTATGTATAAGCtttacatttatataatataacgATATTTGCTGtctttataatttcttttttctaaAATACTTAATgtataatcaaatataaatagtattttatttatttttatagtacgGGTTTAATTCCGGTTGAACCCCGGTTGAACCTTAAACCCTTAACCCTCTATCGTCACCGGGTCGGTTTTGACAACATTGGTTTTTCGTCTTCCATCTTTCATACTTAATCAAACTTTGACAAAATCGAGTACGATGCAATTCCATTTCACAAATTAGAAAAGATGAAATATCTTAATAAAGACATCATCCAAATCCTTTTCAGGTTCACTATAAAATTTCTTTTTCGAAAAACTAGAAATTGACCTAATCTTAAGTGACTGCTACAATCAACATCATATCAATAACATGTCAAAAAGTGAAAAGACAAAGATTAATAATTCTTTCAAAAACAGAACAAAATAAGATACAAAATACATACAATAATAGACTAGAAAACAATCActacaaattaaacaaaattaactaTACAAAGTAATGATTTCAATCAACAAAATAACAGTTAATAGAATTAAACAAgacaatttcaaaataaattaaataaattacacaaaaattaaaaaagtagttACATTaaaatacctaataatttaaaaattaatcaaattaacaaaaaaaattaaagaacaattattgaaattaaaaactaaaactaaaaccTAAGTCATGATTTCAATCAACAAAcaactattaataaaattaaacaaactaaTTTCAAATCAGATTAAGCAAAAAATCAAACAGattataaaaaatgaacaacAGAACCCTAAAAATTAGACTGACATAATTCAAAAAAACAAGAACAACAAATCAATGAAGAACATATACAAACAGTACAAATCAAATACAAGTATCGTAAACTCaacaaaatctaaaaattataaaaataaaacaagaatTTACAGGATTTTATGGAGGAGAAGTTCGTGGATAAAATGAGATCAAAATTGAAATGGAATAATGGAGATCGTGTAGGAAAAGGAGAAGAAATCGCGAAAAAGAAAGAGCAGAAATCGTGGAAATTTTCTTTCACAGTtataacaaaaattatgaagatgattgagagaaataagaaaaatcgcATAAAAGAAGGGAATTTGAAGTAAATGttattaaagtaagaaaatgagaTAGGTAAAGTAAATATTTGTGTTGGACCGTAATAAAATGTAACTGATTttctgtattttatataaaaagctcTAAATTTGGCCGACGAAATAAGAGAAAGTAAACtgttgattaaaataaataatagatagtatttacaataaaaataaataaaatatattacaaaTATTTTCCCAAGTTGATTTGATTACATTTCCGGTTTGGTTTGCTAACCAAACGGCGTGCAATAGACTACATATACAGATTAACTGCAGCACAAGCAACATTTTCCTCTttagcaaaaattaaataaaattcacataaaactttagattaatttttttttttaaattttttaaaatctgcTCCTTCCATTTTCAGTGTGTCCCTATAAATTGCTCACACCAGACTCCACAAAACCTTCTCCTTCCCCTCTCTTCACATTTCATATCTCTCCCCTGTAAATTGgataattgaattgaatttacaTTAGTTCATTTAGtttattataatttcaattGAACCCAAAAAAATTACGAGAAGAGGGCATATTTGTAGAGGAGGATAAGCTATGCCCTCAATTTTATATtgaaaacccaaaaaaaaagttatctTAATTTTGCCTCCTCTATTagatcttaattttttttatgagatTTGCTTATCTgggtgttttttttaattggtgAGTGATTTGGAtctttttgattgattttttgtttctgggtactttttaatttgtttatatgtGGTTTGATTTATTGAAAGATGGTTGCTTTTTGTTGTTTGATAGATCGTTGAAGGATCTGTGAAGCTTGGGATTTTGTTTGCCATCATCCAAGAATTTAGATTGTTTCATTTCTTATCGAATTTGTTTAAATAAGGTAGTCTTAATTCTTACATTGCTGTTATTTATCGTGATATGCTGCTTGTTTTGATCACAATGTCCGAATATTGATAGTTGGTTTTGTTTGTGGATCCAGTGTGATTGAGGAGCACATCGAATCTATCAGAATTGGGAGGGATTTGTGATTCATTAAAGCAAGAGGTGAATTATGTATTGCAGTGAATTTGGAATTAGTTTCCATTTCAATGTATGTTTTGCATTcgtgtttatttatttatgtggCGTGTAGATATTGAAGGAAACGATGCAATCTGATAATGGGAAATTATTTATCGGTGGAATTTCTTGGGACACTAATGAGGAAAGACTCAAAGAGTATTTTGGGTCGTTTGGCGAGGTGGTGGAGGCTGTGATAATGAAAGATCGAACCACAGGGAGAGCTCGtggttttggttttgttgtttttgctgACCCGGCTGTTGCAGATAGAGTCATTAAGGAAAAGCACAATATTGATGGCAGGATGGTGAGTTACTGTTAATCACAAAGCAACTTTTTTCTATGTAACATGTTCTGCAAGTATAGATTATTGTAGTTAGCAAAGTTGGGTGAGCTCTGAGTTCGATTTCTTATTTATCTTACTAGTTTTCAAATTGAGCTCAAAATCACCCTTCTTTAAATGTGAATttgatttatatgttttattttgtcaatGGTCTGTAAATTTAGTTggaaatttttgttttgataacTTCCATGTTATATCAGCTTTTTTCAATCAGTAAGTTGTCTGTCCCCAGGTTGAGGCAAAAAAAGCTGTTCCCAGGGATGACCAGAACATTTTGACCAGGAGCACTGGTGGTAGCATTCACGGTTCTCCTGGCCCATGCCGCACAAGAAAGATTTTTGTTGGAGGTTTAGCATCCACAGTTACAGAGGCGGATTTTAGGACGTATTTTGAGCAGTATGGGACAATCACAGATGTGGTAGTGATGTATGATCACAACACCCAGAGGCCAAGAGGTTTTGGATTCATCACATATGATTCAGAAGAAGCAGTGGACAAGGTTCTGATGAAGACTTTTCATGAACTGAACGGCAAGATGGTTGAAGTTAAGCGAGCTGTTCCAAAAGAGTTATCTCCTGGTCCTAGTCGCAGTCCACTTGGTGGATATAACTATGGTTTGAGTAGGGTTAATAGTTTCCTTAATGGCTACACGCAGGGGTATAATCCAAGTACAGTTGGAGGGTATGGACTTAGGATGGATGGTAGGTTCAGTCCAGTTGCTGGAGGCCGAAGTGGGTTTCCTCCATTTGGTTCTGGTTATGGAATAGGTATGAATTTTGAGCCAGCATTGAGCCCTACATATGGAGGCAATGCTAATTTTAGTAACAATGTCAGTTATGGACGGGGGATGAACCCTTACTTTATTGGTAATACAAATAGGTTTCCTAATCCTATAGGATATGATGGAGGTAATGGAGGTAACGGAGGAAATAGTTCTTTTTTCAGCTCTGCGACTAGAAACTTGTGGGGAAATGGGGGGCTCAATTATAACAATACCTCTGCAAACTCCAATACTTACATGGGATCTGGAAGTGGAAGCTTAGGAGGGAATAACTTTGGCAACAATTCAGTGAATTGGGGTTCTTCAGCACTTTCAGTACAAGGTGGAGGAAATGTTGTTTCCAACAACAACCTGAATTTTGGGTATGGAGGTGTTGAGAACAGTTTTAGTCTGGGCACAGGTGGATATGGAAGAAACAGCGGAAACAATTTGGCTACAACTTCTTCATATGCTGCCTCCAATGGTAGCTTGGATGGAACCCTTGGGGACCTTTATGGTGGAGGTTCTGAATATGGGGACCCCACCTGGCGAGCGTCAAACCCTGAGCGAGATGGATCTGGCTCCTTCGGTTACAACCTTGGGAATGCCGCATCTGATGCTTCAGTAAAAAACTCTCCTGGCTATGTTGGCGGTTACAGTGTTAATAAGAGACAGACAAATAGAGGTATGGGCTTCTTATCTCGAACCTTTGCTTGCATGCTTGTTCTGTTCTTTGAAATAAATCGTGAAACTTGTAGGAGTTGACTTCCGGGTTCTTCATAGATGCTTCATACCTTTCATACTTCTTTAAGAAAAGAATGCTTGAAAATATAAACCAATACTAAGATGAGAAGCATTCTATTCTTCATTTTAGTATCTTAAACTATATCTTACAAGTTCATAGTTTTTTATATCTTATGAAAGTTTGCAGTGCAATTTAGTGTTCTAAAAAGATGATGCGGAAAAACTTGTTGGTTGTTTATGAGAAAAAGGAGTTAGGTCACTTTCATTTATATGAAGTGCTTAACAATGCTCTAAATTGAATACAGTGGATGCTTTGCATAAATTCACATGATCTCATGGTTGTGGTTAAAAAATACTATTACACCCTAATTGAGTATAACTTTGTAGTTTAAAGGGagataaaattgttatttttgtgCATCTTATACGCAGTAAGTATTAGTGGTGACCTCTCATTCCTGCTATAGAAAGTTTGTTTGTGATCCTAGGAGTTATCTACTTATGTATGTAGTTCTGAGTACCATAGGTTTTAACGGTTTACTCATGCAGGTGTGTGCTTGCATATGTAAGGCGTAAAAACGGAGTGAAAAGGGCCACACTTCATAATAACTACGTTTATTTAATAAGATTAGTACTTAAGCACATAAAATTTAGCATCAATTTTTTTGATCTAAAagaaaaacacaattaaaatgAAGATGCAAACTGCCAAGAAGACTTTGAATTTCAAGATGAAAATGCTACATCTATCAAACAGCTGTAAATTTAAGACTTTTTGGCACTGCACTACTGCTTGTCATGAAACCCAATCTTCTTCATAACAACGCTACTTGATATCTGAACCTTCACCTTCTTTCTTTTTGTCTATTCCTTTTAAGTGAAGCGTGCCCATTTTAAGCCTCAGCTTTGAGTTAAAGCACATGCTTTGAAATATTTACTTGAGGCACACATGCCTcgttcacatttttaatagACATTTAGATTGCTATTTTTGGTTTAAGTTTCATAAAAAtgattcagtttttttttaggccaaatgttgtaaaaaggccaaacctttcacaaaagtttcacaaaagtcctgacctttcaattttgtcgattttggccaaaaattgattatttggtttcacaaaagtcctgacctttcgattttagccaaaaatggattatttgatttcacaaaagtcctgacctttcaatatttggcatgccacattggcgtcacataggcaatttgaaatcaaattgagagttggccacaattgaaaccaaataatttatttttggccaaaatcgacaaaattgaaaggtcatgacttttgtgaaacttttataaaaggtttggcctttttaaaacatttggccttttttttatcatattagaggttaaataaatatatatttttgtgcAAGGAGAGCAGAAAATACACCTCTAAAGGCATACCTTGTCTGGAATTATTTGGGGAATGTTCATTTGTTTTCTTTGTATTAGCTTGCCTGGCCCATGCCTTCTCACTATTCTGTTAAAGGCCTCCATACAAAGTGAGAGACTGTTTTTTCTATTTGTTCAATACATGTTCTTGTAATCTTTTCTATCTTGACTTTTGTGAGCGTGATAGGATTAGCATTAAGTTCCTAGTCCTACTCCGTCAATATCAAAATCCAATTCATGTTTGTTTTGTCTTCTCTCTCGGCTTCTCCTGAAGAAGTTAATGCTCATTCCTAGTGCTGCTCTTGTTAATTTATACGCATGTGCACTATTAGTGTAATGTAGACATATAATAGTATGGTAGGGTTTTCATGCCAAGTTGACAAATAGAGTTTGTTAAATgtatcacttttttttttctgtcatTGCCTTTAACATTGATAAAGATGtcaagtaaaataataattagttcaaaaaaatccaagcatttggTCCAACTTTAATTGTGGCCAGTATTTACTTTGATTAACTTGTTGAGGTATTTGTTGATCTGGTGCTTTAATGCTTTTACAATCTTATGAAACTATGTGATATGCTACTGTTGTTCAACTCCATATTCCAGAACCCTGTCATTTAGAAATTAGAAACATATGCCACATAAGCTATGTGGGAGCACAGACGCATGCTGCATAAGCTTCAGCTACCACAAAAGTAAAAGCATTTCTTACATAATAGACATAGAATAAGCATTGTCTATACCTGAATTTAGGCCTTGGTTTTtggttttagtttttttgtttttcttaaatcattTATAATAACTCATTAGACCTAAAAAGCCCCCTAACTATTTTGCGAGTTCCATTTTTTGCGTTCCCTTTATCCCTATGAAATAATACCTCATATTTCCTTTTCTCAGTGGCCAATTCTTGTTGCACTAAACTGTAGTATTTTTATCTTTAACCTGTAATATCTTCATTATTATAGAAATAAGATGTTGGATAAATTATTCACCTtgaaaatctaattttttttttagcaaaACCTCAAAATACAAAAAGAGATGGATGtactattttctgtttttgtaaAACAATGTGCTTTCTATAAATGACACTGAACAGGTGAAAAAAGcgtaattaaaataatgttttttttaaattattgttttttaataaattagaatTCGTATTAATCCCCAACATAGTTGGCGTCAGGGAGCCATTTTCCAATTTTGCACTGACTTATTAAATGGACAACTGAAGAAAAAGGCAGTAAGTTTGGTATGGTAGTTCAGAAATCTG containing:
- the LOC126655604 gene encoding heterogeneous nuclear ribonucleoprotein 1 gives rise to the protein MQSDNGKLFIGGISWDTNEERLKEYFGSFGEVVEAVIMKDRTTGRARGFGFVVFADPAVADRVIKEKHNIDGRMVEAKKAVPRDDQNILTRSTGGSIHGSPGPCRTRKIFVGGLASTVTEADFRTYFEQYGTITDVVVMYDHNTQRPRGFGFITYDSEEAVDKVLMKTFHELNGKMVEVKRAVPKELSPGPSRSPLGGYNYGLSRVNSFLNGYTQGYNPSTVGGYGLRMDGRFSPVAGGRSGFPPFGSGYGIGMNFEPALSPTYGGNANFSNNVSYGRGMNPYFIGNTNRFPNPIGYDGGNGGNGGNSSFFSSATRNLWGNGGLNYNNTSANSNTYMGSGSGSLGGNNFGNNSVNWGSSALSVQGGGNVVSNNNLNFGYGGVENSFSLGTGGYGRNSGNNLATTSSYAASNGSLDGTLGDLYGGGSEYGDPTWRASNPERDGSGSFGYNLGNAASDASVKNSPGYVGGYSVNKRQTNRGIAA